The Sesamum indicum cultivar Zhongzhi No. 13 linkage group LG6, S_indicum_v1.0, whole genome shotgun sequence genomic interval ctttttgttatttcctTGGCCCTTGTAGAATTGCTTGGAAATGCATAGTACTTGGGCAGCAttgacaaaagaaaatgagaagtaAAATGAATCAttatgcattttcttttttctgttaaCATATAGTTTGGTTGCAAACACATGTCTCCTTGGATATGGTTATAAACAAGAGCAAGACAAAATGTTGTGTAATAAGGGACTAATTATGGCACATCGGCCTTTTGCGGCAAGTTTGTTGGTTATCGAACACAAGAAATGTGTTCTTTATGCAAGCCCTTCCACGGATGCGTATCCAGGAACAGCTTCATATCAGCATGATTCTTTCTGTTCTATTACTTACTATTTCTAGAAACACCTACATAGTCTcctatttcttgaaatttaactGTCTCAACCttgtgatttttatatatttcaggTTATTACTTCTTTGCATGAAGATATTGAGGTATGTAGTCTATATTGTTTATTGAGCCTCTCACTCAGAAACCAAACATTTGAATGACTTTAACTTTTGTTAGTACAGCCTTACTTGCAACTCACTAGTTTTGtaacttgtttttttttttttttttgactatATAATCCATGAGTATCATGTTGAAAAAAATCTGATATGAAATACTCTTTCTCTATCCTGCAGGAAGAATTCGAGTCAATATTTCTCGAGACACAGGTACTTCGATGATACTGTGTAAAAAAGTAGAATAGTCAGGTTGTATAGAGATGTTGCCATAGAGGGAGTAAGGGTCGGGAGTGGGGGATGACTTCCATCTTTGGTCCTTCAAATTCCATTTACTATTTTCTGTGATCAACTAGATGGTCTTATCTCCATTTCCTTATTGATGGTCGTAGCTGATGCCTGATGGATTACTTTTGGCTGTCTTTAAACGTTTTCATTTGTACATACATAGCATTCATGGAACTTACTCTTATCTTTTTTACAGGCTGGAACAGTTCTCGACAATGTAGAGGAGCTAGTGGAAGAACATAATCTGGATCCATTACTTTCCCAGAAGTATGCTTGCTTACATTATTGAATTAACTTTGTAATCAAGGAGTTTCTCCTCTGAATTTAATCAGATATCTGGACTTCAAAATTTGGATAATAAAGATACTCTTTTACACCATAATAAGCTAGTTATTACTTGTTTAAAAAGTTATACTTATGTGCCAAACTCCAAACGGGAGTACATGACCCTAGTTACATTTTCTAAGTCTACGTTGTTATCTACCTGTCCCAATCCTAAAGAGGTACTGAATTGCAGGAGTAATGTAGGAGAAGCTGCTCAAAATTTGTCAGaagcaaagaaaaatgagCTCAAACATTTGATGGGGCTCTTGGAAAAGGTGAGCACAATTTGCCGCACTTTTAAACATCTTCATCTCACTTGACTGAATATGTGTATGTTTGATAgccctgtattttttatattctgcACATGGTTCTACTACAAATATTTGCAAGAATCACCAAAGGTTTTGGTTCTGGAGTTTTGGCTGttgtaaattgcaattaatgACAGTGGACAAGGAGTGTTAGATATATGGAGTACAGAGCTGCTGATTTATGAAAAGGTAGTATAGAGCAATAAAACTGACATGATCAATAATATAGAGTATCTTTAGTTTCCCCAGAGTTCATCTTTCTCACCGGCAAGAAAATGCGAAATCtactaatatagaaaaagtgcttcttgttgattttctttcaattagCTCTCTATGCATCTTAACCAAAATTATTGTGACCTATGTGCTCTGATTGGATAGTTCTTTTAACCTCCATTCAACCTGATACATATTTCTTCTTattgtttgtttccattttcatGGCCATAAAGTTATGGAAGCACTTGTGGACCCAtcacattttttatcttaataataAGTATCTTTATTAGGCAGAAGAACAGAAGCGTAAAATCAAAGCACGTCTTGAACTcctcaagaaagaaaagcaagacTTCTCTGGAGCTGCAAATCTTGTTCATGAGGTTaggatttttgtttaattttccTTTGCAACTAGAAGCATTGTTTGAATGGCTCTTGCTAAACAGCTTGTCCTTTTTAATTCTACAGTTAAGGACCAGAATGTTGAACTATGAGACTGGCTGCCATAATAGGCTTGTTAATCCGTGACTGCCGTCAGCATTTCTTGAAGACTGTATTATATCTACTTAGGCTAGGCCTCTATTATGACCTATTTGGTGCTGGATATGTTCATGATGGTTTTATACAACCAAATAGGTTCTAACTTCTTAGCTATTGGAAAAGCTCAAAAGGCTGGGAACAAGTTGGTGATCGagacaaattttattttcctagTGTGCATGTTTACATTATGTCAGCAACACTTGCGAAAATATGGTTGACTTTTTATGGTAGTAGAATCCTGTGATGAacttattgtaaattttagaAGCAGTTGACCAAATGGAAACTGCAATGCTCATTTTGCCACCTGCATCATCACTGCATTAAAAAACTAGACCATGATAAGATTAAAAACTACTTGCCTATATCAGATTACTACCGGCTGAAGGAAAGCCTAGTCCAGTTCACAGTTCCCAAATTGGCACCTACCTGTGAATGTTCatcaatgaaaattattagaaaatgcTTCTTTGTTGATTGCTTTCAACTTCACAATAGAACCTTGAATGGGTGTTGGGggttttgggggggggggggggggggtgtgagTAGACACACTtgtaaatcaaatcaaaataatagtacatGATGAGCTTGTGGGTAGTTCAATCATATGGCTTTTCTACATTCGATGTTTCTTGCACACACACTAACGTGCTCATTACATGATTGAGAAATAATGTGTGATCTTCGGTCTTCCGACACCTGGAGCATCTACGGAGCTGCTTTTGAGATATTTAAGATTGAGGCATGCCATTATATTTCCACTTAATCTACCAACCAAGTAGTTTATGAGTTGGTGAAACGTGCATGATCTTGAATATAACAGTTTATAATGAGAACTAGGGCTAAGTTCTACTCTCTGTCTGCGGCTACCAGTCGAAGGAATTAAGAAATTCAGCCAAGAGCCACATTACCAGACAATGATGAAAGCCTGGCAACTGGTTGTACTAAGAACTTTGCTTGGGACATGATTTTACATATGTTAATGACATTTAGTgtactctttatttttttttacaatatttaagGTGGTTGACTTTTAGAGTAACCATTGTTTAGCCTCACATGTTTGTAGCTTTCTTCAGAGTATCATTTAAATGCCAGCATTTGACCTGTCCTTTTTGTCTAAGCCCATTACTTGTTTAGTATTAGATACTTAGGATGATTGAGTTTTCTAATCCCTTTACAGGCCTTGGTTGT includes:
- the LOC105165005 gene encoding uncharacterized protein LOC105165005 — translated: MEKIASVPGSRHLNLKKSFKRGLRSLLTACSDEEFRKAFPSFTAAEQERLRRLFIQVITSLHEDIEEEFESIFLETQAGTVLDNVEELVEEHNLDPLLSQKSNVGEAAQNLSEAKKNELKHLMGLLEKAEEQKRKIKARLELLKKEKQDFSGAANLVHELRTRMLNYETGCHNRLVNP